A single region of the Cyanobacteria bacterium FACHB-DQ100 genome encodes:
- a CDS encoding Rrf2 family transcriptional regulator, with amino-acid sequence MEISCKSEYALLALIELSVAYDSGEPLQIRQISAQQNIPDRYLEQLLATLRRGGIVRSQRGAKGGYLLAREPWKITLFEVLACLEGFDSQPIDQETALKSGKTLEGSIVCEIWQEANDAANAVFQKYTLKDLRERRDSRRQLDFMYYI; translated from the coding sequence GTGGAGATTTCCTGTAAGAGTGAGTATGCGCTACTTGCGCTGATTGAGCTATCTGTCGCTTATGACAGCGGCGAACCTCTGCAAATTCGACAGATTTCCGCCCAGCAAAATATTCCTGATCGCTATCTCGAACAACTGCTGGCAACCCTGCGACGCGGCGGAATTGTGCGATCGCAGCGGGGCGCAAAAGGCGGATACCTACTCGCGCGGGAACCGTGGAAAATTACGCTCTTTGAAGTGTTAGCTTGTCTTGAAGGCTTTGATAGCCAACCGATCGACCAGGAAACCGCACTCAAATCCGGCAAAACGCTAGAAGGATCGATCGTGTGCGAGATCTGGCAAGAGGCGAACGATGCGGCAAACGCAGTGTTTCAGAAATACACGCTGAAGGATTTGCGTGAGCGCCGGGATTCTC
- a CDS encoding iron uptake porin translates to LATLQKLQEQFAAELATLRGRVDALEARTTTLEKQQFSTTTKLQGEAIFSISGAQGDQVAVSSFTGTGAPTATTPEVADNTTFSNRVRLSLLTSFTGKDTLLTRLQGRNIPNFGGATVTGTNMARLSYEGGGPSGNQVGIDKLFYRFPIGNGGQITLDAFGGEFYNNMPNFNPLLASDGQGSISRFGRFNPVYRAAAGGTGVTLNYPLGNALTVSLGYLASNANNPGDRFGLFNGSNAAIAQLGFKPASNIDLGLTYVRSYTNFAAGDAGSINVSQGVVGATGSALANAPFGAVATSANNFGIQGAFRITPNFTLAAWGGYTQAFRESPLPSATGRRAEAWNWAVSLAFPDLGGKGNLAGVIFGVPPRASSLNVAGRNDRDVSYHLEGLYRLRLNQNLSITPGIIVILNPEHNDANRTVYVGTIRTTFTF, encoded by the coding sequence TTGGCAACGCTGCAAAAGCTGCAAGAGCAGTTTGCGGCAGAGTTAGCCACACTGCGAGGACGAGTGGATGCACTCGAAGCACGCACCACGACCTTAGAGAAGCAGCAGTTCTCAACCACGACGAAACTGCAAGGGGAAGCAATCTTCTCGATCTCTGGTGCTCAGGGCGATCAAGTCGCTGTTTCCAGCTTTACAGGCACTGGCGCTCCCACAGCGACAACGCCCGAAGTTGCTGACAATACCACCTTCAGCAATCGGGTTCGTCTGAGCCTGTTGACCAGCTTTACCGGAAAAGACACCTTATTAACTCGTTTGCAAGGTCGCAACATTCCGAACTTTGGAGGCGCAACCGTAACCGGCACGAACATGGCACGTCTGTCTTATGAAGGCGGCGGCCCTTCCGGCAACCAGGTTGGAATCGATAAATTGTTCTACCGCTTCCCGATCGGCAATGGTGGACAAATCACGCTCGACGCATTCGGCGGTGAATTCTACAACAACATGCCGAACTTCAACCCCTTGCTGGCAAGCGACGGACAAGGATCGATCTCCCGCTTTGGTCGATTCAACCCGGTCTACCGTGCTGCTGCTGGCGGTACAGGGGTAACGCTCAACTACCCGTTGGGCAACGCGCTCACCGTCTCTCTCGGCTACCTGGCTAGCAACGCCAACAACCCAGGCGATCGATTTGGCTTGTTCAATGGCTCAAATGCTGCGATCGCTCAGTTAGGCTTCAAACCTGCTAGCAATATCGACCTAGGCTTAACCTATGTCCGCTCCTACACCAACTTTGCCGCTGGAGATGCTGGTTCGATCAACGTCTCTCAGGGTGTAGTGGGTGCAACCGGAAGCGCCTTGGCAAATGCTCCGTTTGGCGCGGTGGCAACTAGCGCGAATAACTTCGGCATTCAAGGTGCATTCCGCATCACGCCAAACTTCACGCTGGCGGCTTGGGGTGGATACACTCAAGCTTTCAGAGAAAGCCCACTTCCCTCGGCTACCGGTCGTCGTGCTGAGGCTTGGAACTGGGCAGTTTCTCTGGCATTCCCAGACTTGGGCGGTAAAGGCAACCTCGCAGGTGTCATCTTTGGCGTTCCGCCGAGAGCTTCATCGCTGAACGTTGCTGGTCGCAACGACCGCGATGTATCCTACCACCTGGAAGGATTGTATCGCCTCCGCCTCAATCAGAATCTCTCAATCACACCGGGCATCATCGTGATTCTCAATCCCGAACATAATGACGCGAACCGCACTGTTTATGTCGGTACGATTCGGACGACCTTCACGTTCTAA